One genomic region from Cryptococcus gattii WM276 chromosome C, complete sequence encodes:
- a CDS encoding transcription initiation factor TFIID 111 kDa subunit, putative (Similar to TIGR gene model, INSD accession AAW42428.1~Putative transcription initiation factor TFIID 111 kDa subunit (TBP-associated factor 111 kDa) (TAFII-111)), translating into MASEDETLSSLGSLGLGRILASAGIDPSSIGSFLGDAGQSSKELTQVELDEDDAKFEDDISDDELPEEGEEERRQREIDREARKREQERWMRKGLEMMKKSMEQQQTKEKKGKKADDGKTQEERDLEEARKIWPDFDKGKRLRMSEIFYETPADVRALEAKRKKRKTEMVKETKTFTFTVGPPPIPSLQSTFLLPTLQPIQLPQPRAPTYNKPIGAFFDKKWIREAKDRRRLEMTKPPEGLDLEDVKKVRYADETKDLDLVDWEQSIIMNSLEIPGKEVDILAPRNDYLESGNWITNVIWDATRISPELLESDEESDTQPEATKKLATKKGGAVVVMKDTKLDPFNISNDPLYEHSRESKYRIRQTFGAIEVFHAMPAKILQLPYFKTTLSKSEARAWHRPALQFPTGVSLTFSKLKSNPSATLNVKKKQMMADPSEKFKTTKDLTLTEQGPFVLLEFSEEYPPIMSNYGMGTTIVNYYRKVDDKDETVPKLDFGQPSILNTGDAEPFLLGYVDRGKVTQVIHNNLIRAPIFRHKPETTDFLCIRQTVNGHVSYHLRPISNIFTVGQTVPNESEVHGPHARKNTNTAKMRLMIIAWLLINKSKQKRFKIGKLLKYFPDQTELQMRQRLKVKGNEFLMYARSPGPNQGYWMLNPDYAFPDERRQVLEMCPPEHACLYEAMQVGARHLYDAGYKKTAEGGHEDEDEAGLDIEQRLAVWSTTHNYKLAEAQKAWLMVHGDGDPTGRGEGFSFLRANMKNYFLRKGETEQGRRLEAEARAGGNPVKISNAEQNRIYEEEKRKVWDLQAAALSNPIPPVLTAAEEEAARNAQLPVMPGLAPKIHRGDSRRAFSRGTSMAATPRGFDSPRDRSPSVFSMDGGESHYSGNPLAGKVLRIKRMVKGKQQVEIVRDPAVIGSYLRRVEEKKIEYYMEHPDELAPTGDNTEDELRKAALRQMLEKNKLNQQRRLMRKKYQSKTLETDNMGIEGIDLEGKRKCGACGAIGHTKANRNCPMFGATNANASVGPSPSNNASGHTPGYGGGFTSMDTSNPAAQQPTSFKIKLGGFEGGQ; encoded by the exons ATGGCCTCCGAGGACGAAACCCTTTCCTCCCTAGGGTCGCTCGGTCTCGGTCGTATCCTCGCCTCCGCAGGTATCGACCCATCATCCATTGGCTCTTTTCTCGGTGATGCAGGACAGTCATCCAAAGAACTTACGCAGGTGGAATTagacgaagatgatgcCAAGTTCGAAGATGACATATCCGATGATGAGTTGCCtgaggagggagaagaggaaaggcGACAGAGGGAAATAGATCGGGAAGCGAGGAAAAGGGAACAAGAAAGGTGGATGAGAAAGGGATTGgaaatgatgaagaagagcatGGAACAGCAACAAACcaaagaaaaaaaaggaaaaaaagcAGATGATGGGAAAACGCAAGAAGAACGGGATTTGGAAGAAGCACGGAAAATATGGCCAGACTTTGATAAGGGGAAGAGGCTGAGGATGAGTGAGATCTTTTACGAGACGCCAGCCGATGTCAGAGCACTCGAGgcgaagaggaagaagaggaaaacGGAGATGGTCAAAGAAACAAAAACGT TTACATTCACTGTCGGCCCTCCACCTATACCGTCTCTTCAATCTACTTTTCTACTTCCGACATTACAACCTATTCAACTTCCACAGCCTAGGGCGCCAACCTATAATAAACCCATAGGGGCATTTTTCGATAAGAAATGGATCAGGGAAGCGAAGGATCGAAGAAGATTAGAGATGACCAAACCTCCAGAAGGATTAGATCTAGAGGATGTGAAGAAGGTCAGGTATGCGGACGAGACGAAAGACCTAGATCTGGTGGACTGGGAGCAAAGTATTATAATGAATTCCCT AGAAATCCCTGGCAAGGAAGTCGATATCCTCGCACCCCGCAATGACTACCTAGAATCAGGGAACTGGATCACAAATGTGATTTGGGATGCGACTCGCATTTCTCCTGAACTATTGGAGAGTGACGAAGAGAGCGATACCCAACCTGAAGCGACAAAAAAATTGGCTACAAAGAAGGGAGGAGCTGTTGTCGTTATGAAGGACACAAAGCTCGACCCTTTTAACATCTCAAACGACCCTCTGTACGAACATTCACGAGAAAGCAAGTATCGCATCCGACAAACATTTGGTGCTATCGAAGTATTCCACGCTATGCCCGCCAAGATTCTTCAGTTACCTTAC TTCAAGACCACTCTCAGCAAATCCGAAGCTCGAGCCTGGCACCGTCCTGCCCTTCAATTCCCGACGGGCGTATCTCTTACATTCTCTAAACTCAAGTCGAATCCTTCAGCCACGTTGAATGTGAAGAAAAAGCAGATGATGGCAGATCCTTCGGAAAAGTTCAAAACGACGAAGGATCTAACATTAACGGAGCAAGGTCCATTTGTGTTGTTGGAATTTTCG GAGGAGTATCCACCTATCATGAGTAATTATGGTATGGGCACTACTATTGTTAATTATTATCGTAAAGTCGATGATAAAGACGAGACGGTGCCCAAACTTGACTTTGGCCAGCCTTCAATTCTTAATACTGGAGATGCCGAGCCATTCTTGCTGGGATATGTGGACAGGGGCAAAGTGACTCAAGTGATTCACAACAACCTTATCAGAGCGCCTATCTTTAGGCACAAGCCCGAGACCACGGATTTCTTGTGTATTCG ACAAACTGTCAATGGCCATGTGTCTTATCACCTCCGTCCAATCAGCAACATCTTTACTGTTGGCCAAACCGTTCCTAACGAGTCCGAAGTTCACGGTCCACATGCGAGAAAGAATACCAATACTGCCAAAATGCGTCTCATGATTATCGCCTGGTTACTGATCAACAAATCCAAACAAAAGAGGTTCAAGATTGGCAAGTTACTGAAGTACTTCCCTGACCAGACAGAGTTACAAATGAGGCAGAGGTTAAAGGTTAAGGGGAAC GAATTTTTGATGTATGCACGGAGTCCTGGTCCCAACCAGGGTTACTGGATGCTCAACCCTGACTATGCCTTCCCCGACGAACGACGCCAAGTTCTTGAGATGTGTCCTCCAGAACACGCGTGCCTTTACGAAGCTATGCAGGTCGGTGCTCGCCATCTATACGATGCTGGATATAAGAAGACTGCGGAGGGTGGTCatgaggatgaagacgaagCAGGATTAGACATTGAGCAACGCCTGGCGGTGTGGTCGACAACACACAATTATAAGCTGGCGGAAGCTCAGAAGGCGTGGTTGATGGTCCATGGTGATGGTGATCCGACAGGAAGAGGCGAAGGCTTTAGTTTCTTGAGAGCGAATATGAAGAATTACTTTTTGAGGAAAGGTGAAACTGAACAAGGGAGGAGAT TGGAAGCGGAAGCCAGAGCAGGCGGTAACCCCGTGAAGATCTCCAACGCCGAGCAAAATCGTATTtacgaagaagaaaaacGCAAGGTCTGGGATCTTCAGGCAGCCGCACTCAGCAATCCAATCCCACCTGTCCTAACTGCGGCCGAGGAGGAAGCCGCCCGCAATGCTCAACTCCCTGTGATGCCCGGTCTTGCACCAAAGATTCACCGTGGAGACAGCAGGAGAGCTTTCTCAAGGGGTACTTCCATGGCGGCGACTCCGAGAGGGTTCGATAGTCCAAGAGATAGGAGTCCGAGCGTATTCTCAATGGATGGTGGAGAGAGTCACTATTCAGGAAATCCTCTGGCTGGTAAAGTGTTGAGGATCAAGAGGATG GTAAAAGGGAAGCAGCAAGTGGAAATCGTAAGAGACCCAGCTGTTATTGGGAGCTACTTGAGAAGAGttgaggaaaagaagattGAATATTACATGGAACACCCTGATGAGCTGGCGCCTACGGGTGATAACACCGAGGATGAGCTGAGAAAGGCCGC TCTTCGCCAGATGCTCGAGAAGAACAAGCTGAATCAACAGCGAAGATTAATGAGGAAAAAGTATCAATCGAAGACCTTGGAAACGGACAATATGGGGATTGAGGGTATAGATTTGGAAGGA AAACGAAAGTGTGGGGCTTGCGGAGCTATCGGCCATACCA AGGCAAACAGAAACTGTCCCATGTTCGGTGCCACCAATGCCAACGCTTCTGTCGGCCCCTCACCTTCCAACAATGCCAGCGGCCACACGCCTGGCTATGGCGGAGGTTTTACATCCATGGATACAAGCAACCCTGCCGCTCAACAGCCAACCTCCTTCAAGATCAAGCTAGGTGGCTTCGAGGGAGGTCAATAG
- a CDS encoding uncharacterized protein (Similar to TIGR gene model, INSD accession AAW42431.1), with translation MGRQKVLDVSWTAVHAFSFSVTYTIANLSTPATTRTSFSPLSPPARLGIADSYLSVLHPSLGACIRALALTVSDPSLACSLRASMSYQPTMAQPSTLPKTGKVSSRRKGSSNPPVMLRSYADPRTSQDALERTQMVRFAQRSVAHTCWPNADRWTRLIRMPTTTSILFMPVVLLQSHRP, from the exons ATGGGGAGACAAAAAGTGCTGGACGTGAGTTGGACGGCCGTGCACGCGTTCTCCTTCTCCGTCACATATACAATCGCGAACCTCAGTACTCCAGCGACGACAAGGacatccttctctcccCTTTCGCCACCC GCCAGACTTGGTATCGCTGATTCCTATCTCTCAGTGCTTCATCCCTCTCTTGGTGCTTGTATTCGTGCCCTTGCTCTTACAGTCTCCGATCCTTCTCTGGCGTGTTCGCTGCGTGCCAGCATGTCCTATCAACCCACTATGGCCCAACCATCAACTCTTCCAAAGACAGGCAAGGTGTCGTCGAGGAGGAAAGGGTCGTCAAATCCGCCAGTGATGCTCAGGAGCTATGCGGATCCTAGAACGTCACAGGACGCGCTCGAGAGAACGCAAATGGTACGTTTTGCACAAAGGAGTGTAGCCCACACATGTTGGCCCAATGCTGATCGTTGGACCAGGCTCATCCGTATGCCCACAACAACCTCAATACTGTTTATGCCAGTCGTACTGCTCCAATCCCACCGTCCTTGA
- a CDS encoding Hypothetical protein (Similar to TIGR gene model, INSD accession AAW42433.1; CNC05390), with protein MIPLKGDPVSDRASMSGRGMSAPVASVLPPSSPPPNRQRELEFRESHAESSNAAQRKWKKSQQESLGVGGPSRSFDIVRSFDFERKASGGGRSFDVQRSLDFDAALSGDEGERKPSGGKSMKKKSSAALKALFGRGASGKGKKEDTPLTSVTVLSKERKISPSQMMVQDYDDSSQSSISSGKATSNARLNNGRTTPTFDSRPSNGKTTPTLGSVFDNGRTTPTFKMTTGNGRTTPTLNLSSSSSSSSRLNAPSRELPPPPEPSPTFLSAIPPTLPPLPSPVEQSKPPTNCSTSPLISLSIDDTPLFPSNSPRRLPPIKPATPPRLPSPQRLQLPELDLDFHLEFDGLGFSPTSASRRASPHKVRTPKSPSPKGSPVRSYSTRSPSRPSNSPGRLQRSWTVLERRTSDGLSMTEGDESTLPLPLGTSFSRESRSPIFPSMEKNDVFGPLLEDRSSKATFLGSTRSPSPRGTFSSQLPSSDDNTSIESSTHESASPVLPVTPKEITPTTSTFGEVSLSTSSSTSGPSSSASLPKVKSDVQFKEETKLITPNLPPIALPTVPTPGPAALAPAAIISSPAPVVPKVEQPMKKESRKRELVLLSKSETVIPEKNFSISAIAQRAEEIRVAFKYPEAGISGADRAASLRADLLPLIAEADRRAYNREQEDEYTLLRETFLKWISVLASELKFDRPVDERGAVLESLASLFESIALSEDALQLSEEHRHKFTEMMVRCMNFVMEKLGGRGVFQNILVFSGRFLAFAFFRVPHIAQQLLTVLQLPKGALMRFTGSITLAVDCPSNVQPQYPKHLIPLCFDNVVKYTSRLNSFTAEFETEAEREAFLFTPGYWLRRWQSDDSELFPSFYRAYHRQLARYLGPVVKYYETQNKPVPTAILMRAPGYAHLATVFAKKLYSYIMGTVNAVTTYSTASNFDATESALQASNSKPPVLITANRRLTETMIAFSEQRITIPVGKEVIDCEMSQVYMVMIDLWTKNLISKTSLNAPKGVFCLFDLLDGIVDPPYGAIPGIPSRLDSVVDIAYLIHVVRIILTQTEHAMTLVKTIAFVFSHWEVMTARAEDRRELCLDLLLDKEVFERLLLFWSHSVRSYMLRLVVFRLGHLETSVERKHDEGWQTEIQTVRLLQTRLGCIKRRHDELEPKAAGAEVAEEENSYTPVSPLDEEESFMPRSRSTITMVTDAPSNVPIDNAERLLGLGLGAVNTPRGELEIDPVTGSNKFGKAAKWLKKNFKNKKKGKWMAGSTLGTVDGSPTMLSDTDSPVLETSPEIFGGPRPLKELGSSPLIPPQTPPTNSEDWSESSTSITTTSTSTSASSITPPSQCKPKLPAIITSPSGRGRSRGNFTFEFEIPTMSPRSDSFDATPTSPRQSSQPPPLSPRKPTSPHMSKSFSKRSSLLPPSTANALESIMEGEREKEREKKKAEEKLRQEKGYDKRLHPYAIRMLGELEDAQKEYDEWWSDGGYGKLDGLPPRLTVAWPFHDSED; from the exons ATGATCCCACTGAAGGGAGATCCCGTATCCGATAGAGCTTCAATGAGTGGCCGGGGAATGTCGGCACCTGTTGCCAGTGTTTTGCCGCCCTCATCGCCACCTCCCAATAGGCAACGAGAGTTGGAATTCCGTGAATCGCACGCTGAATCCTCAAATGCAGCCCAAAGGAAATGGAAAAAGTCTCAGCAAGAATCTTTGGGTGTCGGCGGCCCCTCACGGTCTTTTGACATTGTGCGCTCCTTCGATTTTGAACGTAAAGCGTCTGGGGGTGGAAGATCTTTCGATGTACAGCGATCACTAGACTTTGATGCTGCCCTTTCAGGTGAtgagggagagagaaaaCCTTCCGGAGGAAAGTccatgaagaagaagagctcGGCTGCGTTGAAGGCACTCTTTGGAAGAGGTGCAAGTggaaaggggaagaaggaagacaCACCACTTACGTCTGTGACAGTTCTCAGTAAGGAGAGAAAGATATCTCCTTCGCAAATGATGGTTCAGGACTATGATGATAGTTCCCAGAGCTCCATATCATCGGGAAAAGCGACGTCGAATGCGAGGTTAAACAATGGAAGGACAACGCCTACGTTTGATTCCAGGCCGAGTAACGGGAAGACCACACCGACACTGGGTTCAGTGTTTGATAACGGGCGAACCACCCCAACATTCAAGATGACGACTGGTAATGGCAGAACGACCCCAACTCTCAACTTGAGctcatcctcgtcctcatcatcacGGTTGAATGCTCCTTCTCGAGAACTCCCGCCTCCACCAGAACCGTCACCAACCTTCCTTAGCGCTATCCCACCCACATTACCGCCGCTACCCTCACCTGTTGAGCAATCCAAACCTCCAACTAACTGCTCAACTTCGCCTTTAATTTCCCTGTCTATCGACGATACGCCCCTCTTTCCTTCCAACTCACCTCGTCGACTTCCTCCCATCAAGCCGGCCACACCTCCCCGCCTTCCTTCACCTCAACGTTTACAATTACCCGAGCTCGATCTTGACTTTCATCTCGAATTCGACGGGTTAGGTTTCTCCCCGACTTCAGCATCGCGTCGGGCCTCGCCTCACAAAGTGCGAACTCCGAAAAGCCCATCGCCGAAAGGCTCACCCGTTAGATCATATTCGACTAGATCGCCTTCTCGTCCTAGTAACTCTCCAGGACGTTTGCAAAGGTCTTGGACCGTGCTTGAAAGGAGAACGTCAGATGGTCTCAGTATGACTGAGGGAGATGAAAGTACCTTACCATTGCCGTTGGGCACAAGTTTTTCTAGAGAGTCAAGATCGCCGATCTTCCCTTCTATGGAAAAGAATGATGTTTTTGGGCCGTTGTTGGAAGACCGATCTTCCAAGGCGACTTTCTTAGGGTCCACTCGCTCTCCTTCACCCCGTGGGACCTTCTCATCTCAGCTGCCTTCATCAGACGACAATACCTCCATTGAATCTTCCACCCATGAGTCCGCATCACCAGTTCTGCCGGTCACGCCAAAGGAGATCACGCCTACAACGTCCACTTTTGGCGAGGTATCTTTGAGTACAAGCTCGTCTACTTCCGgtccttcttcttctgcttctttGCCAAAGGTCAAGTCGGACGTACAATTCAAAGAAGAGACGAAGCTCATCACCCCTAATCTCCCGCCAATCGCGCTGCCCACGGTACCTACTCCTGGCCCCGCTGCTTTGGCGCCAGCTGCAATCATCTCGTCACCTGCCCCGGTGGTCCCGAAAGTGGAGCAGCcaatgaagaaggaatCTCGGAAACGGGAACTGGTACTCTTGAGCAAGTCTGAGACTGTCATCCCAGAAAAAAATTTCTCCATCTCCGCTATCGCGCAGAGGGCCGAAGAAATTCGTGTGGCATTCAAGTATCCCGAAGCCGGCATTTCTGGTGCTGATCGCGCTGCTTCTCTGAGGGCCGACCTATTGCCTTTGATCGCTGAGGCTGATCGACGGGCCTATAATCGAGAACAGGAGGATGAGTATACTTTGCTGCGAGAGACGTTTTTAAAATGGATCTCTGTTTTGGCATCAGAACTGAAATTTGATAGGCCCGTTGATGAGCGAGGGGCGGTCTTGGAGTCACTTGCTTCGCTGTTTGAGAG TATCGCACTGTCTGAGGATGCTCTTCAACTTTCGGAAGAGCATCGTCACAAGTTCACGGAGATGATGGTCCGTTGTATGAACTTTGTGATGGAGAAATTGGGTGGTAGAGGTGTCTTTCAGAACATTTTGGTGTTCAGCGGACGATTTTTGGCCTTCGCATTCTTTAGAGTGCCTCACATTGCTCAACAGCTTTTGACAGTTCTTCAGCTGCCGAAAGGGGCGTTGATGCGCTTCACTGGTAGTATTACATTGGCCGTTGATTGCCC GTCTAATGTACAGCCCCAGTATCCGAAGCACCTTATCCCTTTGTGCTTCGACAATGTCGTTAAATACACTAGCCGTCTCAACTCTTTCACCGCCGAGTTTGAGACCGAAGCGGAGCGCGAGGCGTTCCTTTTCACACCTGGCTACTGGCTTCGTCGCTGGCAATCTGATGATTCTGAactttttccttccttctaCAGAGCTTACCATCGTCAACTGGCGCGTTATCTCGGACCTGTTGTCAAGTATTACGAGACTCAAAACAAACCAGTCCCCACGGCTATCCTTATGCGTGCGCCCGGGTATGCTCACTTGGCGACTGTGTTTGCGAAGAAGCTGTATTCGTACATCATGGGCACTGTAAACGCTGTCACTACATATTCGACTGCCTCAAACTTTGATGCGACTGAGAGCGCCTTACAAGCTTCCAATTCCAAACCCCCTGTGCTTATTACTGCAAACAGAAGGTTGACAGAGACGATGATTGCCTTTTCGGAACAAAGAATAACTATACCGGTGGGGAAGGAGGTAATTGACTGTGAAATGTCGCAAGTCTATATGGTCATGATTGATCTCTGGACGAAAAATCTCATCAGCAAGACGTCTCTCAACGCTCCTAAAGGTGTCTTCTGCCTCTTCGATCTGTTGGACGGTATTGTCGACCCTCCCTATGGTGCTATTCCTGGTATACCGTCTCGACTCGACTCTGTCGTGGACATCGCGTATTTGATTCACGTGGTCAGAATCATCCTTACTCAAACGGAGCACGCAATGACGCTCGTAAAGACCATTGCGTTTGTCTTCTCTCATTGGGAAGTTATGACAGCAAGAGCGGAGGACAGGAGGGAGTTATGTTTGGACCTATTGCTAGACAAGGAAGTCTTTGAGAGGCTGTTGCTGTTCTGGAGTCATTCAGTCAGGAGCTATATGCTCAGACTTGTT GTGTTCCGACTTGGTCATCTCGAGACATCGGTGGAGAGGAAGCACGATGAAGGATGGCAAACCGAGATTCAAACTGTTCGCCTTCTCCAGACTCGTCTTGGCTGTATTAAAAGACGTCACGACGAGCTTGAACCTAAAGCTGCAGGTGCTGAGGTtgcagaagaggagaatAGCTATACGCCCGTTAGTCCTcttgatgaggaagagtCTTTTATGCCTCGCAGCCGCTCGACTATCACAATGGTTACCGATGCCCCTTCAAACGTGCCGATCGATAACGCAGAACGTCTCCTTGGTCTTGGCCTTGGTGCAGTCAACACTCCTCGTGGTGAGCTTGAGATTGACCCAGTTACTGGGAGTAACAAGTTCGGTAAAGCCGCCAAGTggctgaagaagaactTCAAGAACAAGAAAAAGGGCAAGTGGATGGCCGGCAGCACACTCGGGACAGTGGATGGAAGCCCAACTATGCTTTCAGATACGGATAGTCCTGTTCTAGAGACTAGTCCTGAGATCTTTGGTGGACCTAGACCACTGAAGGAACTGGGGTCATCGCCTTTGATCCCTCCTCAAACGCCTCCAACAAATTCGGAGGACTGGAGCGAATCATCGACTTCTATAACAACGACATCGACGTCTACGTCTGCCTCCTCAATCACCCCGCCTAGCCAATGTAAACCCAAACTTCCTGCAATCATCACCAGCCCTTCAGGAAGAGGTCGTTCGCGAGGCAACTTTACTTTCGAATTCGAGATCCCCACCATGTCTCCTCGAAGTGATTCCTTCGATGCAACGCCCACCAGCCCTAGGCAGAGTTCTCAACCACCACCCCTCAGTCCTCGAAAGCCCACCAGCCCACACATGTCCAAATCATTCTCAAAGCGTTCAAGTCTTTTACCGCCTTCTACGGCAAATGCTTTGGAGAGTATTATGGAGGGcgaaagagaaaaggaaagggagaaaaagaaggcAGAGGAGAAGCTCAGACAGGAGAAGGGTTACGATAAGAGGTTACACCCTTATGCGATCAGGATGTTGGGAGAGCTGGAAGATGCACAAAAGGAG TACGATGAATGGTGGTCGGATGGGGGTTATGGTAAACTTGATGGCTTACCGCCTAGATTGACAGTCGCGTGGCCTTTCCATGACAGCGAAGACTAA
- a CDS encoding uncharacterized protein (Similar to TIGR gene model, INSD accession AAW42434.1) has translation MSQPFKTDSLRPSSLPSATLGRRRPQLPTAAAIEGEENLTPGERAQRVLEKEHERWNERIDRDVKACVEGLKELVQLADISTVQPNSLTSTTLPLHLPVRTSSLIRSALNIRDMAHELKLLLLLSDEVGIVQARDRERRIVREEVERGREGVLREIYKTLGRQPESDSEETAMDKTTGVDSPGKSEEDRGAKEDGEDVMDVASEEKPQPSSPASPPEGVPQFTRGISVEKQDVKNEEVMEVDDNEDEDDDDSDVVEVINDSNLASSAPAPAPASASDPAPEASTEIKDDSEEDDDFEEVF, from the exons ATGTCTCAACCCTTCAAGACAGACTCTCTTCGgccttcctctcttccctctgcAACCCTCGGCCGACGGCGTCCACAGCTCCCTACAGCAGCGGCTATCGAAGGCGAAGAAAATCTCACGCCCGGAGAACGGGCACAAAGAGTCTTGGAGAAGGAGCATGAAAGGTGGAATGAGAGAATAGACAGGGATGTCAAAGCTTGTGTGGAAGGTTTGAAAGAGCTGGTTCAGCTTGCCGAC ATATCAACCGTTCAGCCAAACTCGCTCACATCCACAACCCTCCCTTTACATCTCCCTGTCCGAACATCCTCCCTTATACGATCAGCTCTCAACATTCGTGATATGGCGCACGAACTGAAGCTTCTATTGCTCCTCTCCGATGAAGTCGGGATTGTACAGGCTCGGGATAGAGAGCGAAGGATAGTaagagaagaggtggaGCGAGGTAGAGAGGGTGTACTAAGAGAGATCTACAAAACACTGGGGAGGCAACCGGAGAGTGACTCTGAAGAAACTGCCATGGATAAGACGACAGGTGTCGACAGCCCTGGGAAAAGTGAAGAGGATCGGGGTGCGAAGGAGGACGGCGAAGATGTCATGGACGTTGCGTCAGAGGAAAAACCTCAGCCATCATCGCCAGCATCACCACCTGAAGGTGTCCCACAGTTTACTCGGGGTATATCGGTAGAAAAGCAGGATGTGAAGAATGAGGAGGTGATGGAGGTGGATGACAacgaggacgaggatgatgatgactCCGACGTCGTTGAGGTAATCAACGACTCCAATCTCGCCTCATCTGCTCCTGCCCCTGCTCCTGCCTCCGCCTCCGACCCCGCCCCCGAAGCTTCGACAGAAATCAAAGACGACAGtgaagaagacgatgaCTTTGAAGAGGTTTTCTAG
- a CDS encoding uncharacterized protein (Similar to SGTC gene model, INSD accession EAL22038.1), whose amino-acid sequence MLLKRIADKLPSELASLIPELESAGIKTTESIIFTHQSTIISSTTTLNSQQLEAFIWYCIRLTAEKTRLASDVDNCKIIGPWLGFGVKGLDELLGDWDGVGILEIAGPRKVGKSLLALHAALNVLVEDPQAICTWMDSEGTFTPERARKVLEAWRIENATSVLHRIMVVPCFKLEDMFEALGRLKEADRLTNTSAQGHAELIAVMEDVADITYSQDIVSIVINSTVTCIPTNPLSRFNKLNIKPALGSSFTYTTDATLLVQETGKVFGMLDEEERERIKKAPGLRGSVEVVRSRVSRTGGWAVFETHLQISHSILEAYHAR is encoded by the exons ATGCTTTTGAAGCGTATAGCGGATAAGCTACCTTCAGAGCTTGCATCCCTTATACCGGAACTGG AGTCTGCTGGAATCAAAACTACAGAATCGATTATCTTCACTCATCAATCTACTATCATTTCATCAACTACGACGCTCAATTCCCAACAGCTCGAAGCTTTTATATGGTATTGCATTCGATTGACTGCGGAAAAAACCCGGCTGGCCAGCGATGTCGACAATTGCAAGATTATTGGTCCTTGGCTAGGATTCGGCGTCAAAGGATTAGACGAATTATTAGGTGACTGGGATGGAGTAGGTATACTGGAGATTGCTGGTCCTCGCAAGGTTGGGAAGTCG TTGCTCGCTTTACATGCGGCATTGAATGTACTGGTTGAGGATCCACAAGCTATCTGCACCTGGATGGATTCAGAAGGTACATTCACTCCTGAAAGAGCGCGAAAAGTTTTAGAAGCTTGGAGAATCGAG AACGCAACGAGTGTTTTGCATAGGATAATGGTAGTACCATGCTTCAAACTAGAGGACATGTTTGAGGCACTTGGAAGATTGAAAGAGGCAG ACAGGTTGACCAACACCTCAGCGCAAG GTCACGCCGAGCTGATCGCAGTCATGGAAGATGTGGCAGATATCACCTATTCACAGGACATTGTCTCCATT GTTATAAACTCAACAGTCACTTGTATACCCACGAATCCTCTCTCACGGTTCAACAAACTCAACATCAAACCCGCCCTCGGCTCATCGTTTACGTATACCACAGATGCAACGCTGCTGGTTCAAGAAACAGGCAAAGTCTTCGGCATGttggatgaagaagaaagagaaagaatCAAAAAAGCACCCGGTTTGAGGGGATCTGTAGAAGTTGTAAGGAGTCGAGTCTCG CGGACGGGAGGATGGGCTGTCTTTGAAACC CACCTTCAAATATCTCACAGTATCCTCGAGGCCTACCACGCACGGTAA